One window from the genome of Lutra lutra chromosome X, mLutLut1.2, whole genome shotgun sequence encodes:
- the FAM199X gene encoding protein FAM199X isoform X2 translates to MSDETSATTSYEKFLTPEEPFPLLGPPRGVGTCPSEEPGCLDISDFGCQLSSCHRTDPLHRFHTNRWNLTSCGTSVASSECSEELFSSVSVGDQDDCYSLLDDQDFTSFDLFPEGSVCSDVSSSISTYWDWSDSEFEWQLPGSDIASGSDVLSDVIPSIPSSPCLLPKKKNKHRNLDELPWSAMTNDEQVEYIEYLSRKVSTEMGLREQLDIIKIIDPSAQISPTDSEFIIELNCLTDEKLKQVRNYIKEHSPRQRPAREAWKRSNFSCASTSGVSGASASASSSSASMKRSKQRKLQQKALRKRQLKEQRQARKERLSGLFLNEEVLSLKVTEEDHEADVDVLM, encoded by the exons ATGTCCGACGAGACGTCGGCCACCACTTCATACGAGAAGTTTCTAACCCCCGAGGAGCCCTTCCCGCTTCTGGGACCCCCTCGCGGAGTAGGCACCTGCCCGAGCgaggagccaggctgcctggacATCAGCGACTTCGGCTGCCAGCTTTCCTCTTGTCATCGCACGGATCCACTCCACCGCTTCCACACCAATAG GTGGAATTTAACTTCTTGTGGAACAAGTGTTGCCAGCTCAGAGTGCAGTGAGGAGCTATTTTCATCAGTTTCTGTTGGAGATCAAGATGATTGCTATTCTCTGTTAGATGATCAAGACTTCACTTCTTTTGATTTATTCCCTGAGGGGAGTGTCTGCAGTGATGTCTCTTCTTCTATTAGCACATACTGGGATTGGTCAGATAGTGAGTTTGAATGGCAg ttaccAGGCAGTGACATTGCCAGTGGGAGTGATGTACTTTCTGATGTCATACCTAGTATTCCGAGTTCACCTTGCCTgcttcctaaaaagaaaaataagcatcgGAATTTAGATGAACTTCCTTGGAGTGCAATGACAAATGATGAGCAG GTGGAATATATTGAGTATCTGAGTCGTAAAGTCAGTACAGAGATGGGTCTTCGGGAGCAActtgatattataaaaataattgatcCTTCTGCTCAAATTTCCCCTACAGACAGTGAGTTTATTATTGAACTTAACTGTCTCACAGATGAAAAACTTAAGCAG GTCAGAAACTATATCAAGGAGCATAGCCCTCGCCAACGGCCTGCAAGAGAGGCCTGGAAGAGAAGCAACTTTAGTTGTGCAAGCACCAGTGGAGTGAGCGGGGCCAGTGCCAGTGCCAGCAGCAGCAGTGCCAGCATG aagCGATCCAAGCAGCGGAAGTTACAGCAGAAGGCTTTACGCAAGAGGCAGCTCAAAGAGCAGAGGCAGGCTCGGAAGGAGAGGCTCAGTGGGCTCTTCCTTAATGAAGAAGTGCTGTCCTTGAAAGTGACTGAGGAAGACCATGAAGCAGATGTAGATGTTTTGATGTAA
- the FAM199X gene encoding protein FAM199X isoform X1 — translation MSDETSATTSYEKFLTPEEPFPLLGPPRGVGTCPSEEPGCLDISDFGCQLSSCHRTDPLHRFHTNRWNLTSCGTSVASSECSEELFSSVSVGDQDDCYSLLDDQDFTSFDLFPEGSVCSDVSSSISTYWDWSDSEFEWQLPGSDIASGSDVLSDVIPSIPSSPCLLPKKKNKHRNLDELPWSAMTNDEQVEYIEYLSRKVSTEMGLREQLDIIKIIDPSAQISPTDSEFIIELNCLTDEKLKQVRNYIKEHSPRQRPAREAWKRSNFSCASTSGVSGASASASSSSASMVSSASSSGSSVGNSASNSSANMSRAHSDSNLSASAAERIRDSKKRSKQRKLQQKALRKRQLKEQRQARKERLSGLFLNEEVLSLKVTEEDHEADVDVLM, via the exons ATGTCCGACGAGACGTCGGCCACCACTTCATACGAGAAGTTTCTAACCCCCGAGGAGCCCTTCCCGCTTCTGGGACCCCCTCGCGGAGTAGGCACCTGCCCGAGCgaggagccaggctgcctggacATCAGCGACTTCGGCTGCCAGCTTTCCTCTTGTCATCGCACGGATCCACTCCACCGCTTCCACACCAATAG GTGGAATTTAACTTCTTGTGGAACAAGTGTTGCCAGCTCAGAGTGCAGTGAGGAGCTATTTTCATCAGTTTCTGTTGGAGATCAAGATGATTGCTATTCTCTGTTAGATGATCAAGACTTCACTTCTTTTGATTTATTCCCTGAGGGGAGTGTCTGCAGTGATGTCTCTTCTTCTATTAGCACATACTGGGATTGGTCAGATAGTGAGTTTGAATGGCAg ttaccAGGCAGTGACATTGCCAGTGGGAGTGATGTACTTTCTGATGTCATACCTAGTATTCCGAGTTCACCTTGCCTgcttcctaaaaagaaaaataagcatcgGAATTTAGATGAACTTCCTTGGAGTGCAATGACAAATGATGAGCAG GTGGAATATATTGAGTATCTGAGTCGTAAAGTCAGTACAGAGATGGGTCTTCGGGAGCAActtgatattataaaaataattgatcCTTCTGCTCAAATTTCCCCTACAGACAGTGAGTTTATTATTGAACTTAACTGTCTCACAGATGAAAAACTTAAGCAG GTCAGAAACTATATCAAGGAGCATAGCCCTCGCCAACGGCCTGCAAGAGAGGCCTGGAAGAGAAGCAACTTTAGTTGTGCAAGCACCAGTGGAGTGAGCGGGGCCAGTGCCAGTGCCAGCAGCAGCAGTGCCAGCATGGTCAGTTCTGCAAGCAGCAGTGGGTCCAGTGTTGGAAACTCTGCTTCAAACTCCAGTGCCAACATGAGTCGAGCACACAGTGACAGCAACTTGTCTGCAAGTGCAGCAGAGCGGATTCGGGATTCAAAA aagCGATCCAAGCAGCGGAAGTTACAGCAGAAGGCTTTACGCAAGAGGCAGCTCAAAGAGCAGAGGCAGGCTCGGAAGGAGAGGCTCAGTGGGCTCTTCCTTAATGAAGAAGTGCTGTCCTTGAAAGTGACTGAGGAAGACCATGAAGCAGATGTAGATGTTTTGATGTAA